Below is a genomic region from Peromyscus leucopus breed LL Stock chromosome 17, UCI_PerLeu_2.1, whole genome shotgun sequence.
ACACACTCGCTTTTATCTAGAAATGTCATGTAGACAGAGTCATACAAAAGTTGGTTTTTGTGTCCGACCACTTTCACCTAGTGTGATGTTTCTCAGCTTTATCTTTGTTATATTAATAGCTAGTATCGgtgtttattcctttttatttgatGAATGCATACTAGCACATGGATGTGTcattttttggtttatttatgtaCAGTTAGTGGACATTTGGATTGTCTCCTGTTTTGAGATATTGCTATTACAAACACTGCTGCCTTAAATATCTTATTTGAGATGGGGCTTcattatatagtcctggctggccttgaacttgcatgtagtccaagctggccttgaacttagagatctgcctgtctgtctggctTGTCTTTTTGTGGACACTGATTTTTATCTACTTTGGTTAGGTGCTGAGGTATGTCTAAGCCTGAGAATCTGCCAGAATTTTCCAGTGACTATCCATTTTGAAGTCTCACAAATAATAGCGCTCTAATTTCTTCATGTGTTTTCCAATGCTCCTATTACCTTTTAATATTATAATCATCTTAGTAACAAGTGAGTGGTATCTACTGGGTTTTACTTTGCATTTCTGTAATAAGTAATAATGTTAAAAATTTTTTGCATGTTTAATAATCATTAGTCACCTGGTTCTTAGCATAAACTAAGACTTGATATCCTATGTACAAGGGAATACATTTTTGTACATGcacatccgtgtgtgtgtgtgtgtgtgtgtgtgtgtgtgtgtgtgtgtgtgtacatgtaactAGCACTTCAAAGCATAAGGAATTTGGCTTATAATTTAATGCAAATTTTTACTTTCACCACTTTCTGAACAAAGACATTTGCAACACTTTATCTCTCTtattcttttgctgttgttattttaatcCCACGTTATAAAAACCCACAGgccatgattaaaaaataaaaatgtacataattatccttgtgtgtgtgtgtctttctcttggGGTCCTAGGATAATTTTCCTTAAGCAGGGTTGTTGGCAAATGAATCTTGGAGCTTCTGTTTGTCAACAtttttattctggtttttttttttttttttttttggtttttcgagacagggttttctctagCTAGTAGCCCTTCTGGCGCCTGTTCCTGGAAGCTTACAATTTGTGTAGCGACCAAGTTAGGCTCAAAtttagagctctgcctgcctctgctctcctgagtgctgggattaaagacttgtgccaccacaactgggaacatttttttgtttgttttatttttcaaaacagggtttctcagtgtagttttggtgcctgtcctggatctcactctgtagaccaggctggccttgaactcagtgattcacctggctctgtctcctgagtgctgggattaaaggcttgtgccaccactgcccaactgaaACATTTTTCTGATGTAACAATTTTTTATTTGCAGTTCAGCCTCCAAATCAGTGACCTAAACACAAGTGAACATCAAAAGACTGGTTAATTAGAAATTGTATACGTAAATAAGTGGCTCACATCTTTTACCATTGTCCTTTGGAGTCACAGAAAAGGATGAACATAGTGAATCAATTTCTAAATTCTATGACCTCATTTATACCATGCCATACACACGGCCGACtaacatggaaaaaaatgtgtttgcacCTCCCTCCTATTTTCTAGTGATTCCTTTGCTAAAGGATGAAGACTAAATTTCTGTGTAAGCCGCCAGTCTGGCATCATCCTGTTCTGCCTTAAGAGCCTGTGCTTCTGGATTTGTAATTGCTCTCCCCAAGGTCTTTCTTCCTtagtccctcccttcctctgcttAATAAATCCTTTCTACACAACGACTCCAATAGTACTTTCCTTACATCGTCACTGTGGTTATGCTCTGGAGCAAATTTTATCATTATGTagtttctttttgtctctctacACTAAACTTTTCTGAGAGCAACGATCACTCCTAAGCAAGGGCAGTGTTGGCGcccgcctgtaattccagcacttgggaggcagagccaggcggatctctgtgagttcaaggccagcctggtctacagagtgagttccaggaaaggtgcaaagctaccccgaaaaaccctgtctcaaaaaacaaaagaccactCCTAAACTCAACGAATGACACAATCAACCAACATTTCTTGAATACTTGCCCAACTTTTATATAAGTATAATCTGGATAGTCCTTTAAAAGAAATActaaggctgggtggtggtggctcacacctttagtcccagcactcaggaggcagaggcaggcagatctctttgagttcgaggccagcctgggttagagtgagatccaggacaggctccaaaactaaacagagaaaccctgtctcgaaaacgacaagaaaaaaaaaaaagaagaagaaaaagaaacactggaCCACATGATGGCTgctactcttggttgtcaacttgactacatctggaattaattaacCCCAAGtagctgggtacacctgtgaaggattttttttcttaattaaatcattttaatcGGGAAGACTCACTTTTAACCGGGAACTTCTGAGGTGTAAGGATCTACCTATATATAATCTGAGCTACACCTTCTGCTAGCAGCTTATCTGAAGGACATGAAGGttgttctctttgcctgcttgctcgtGCTTTACCTAGCAAgtcccttcactggcattagagcctacttcctcGGGATTCTGCAGATAtcgaagaccagctgagacatccagcttcgAACAACTTCTTGTTACTTGGaacttccattggtagacagccattattAGACTAATCGGTCCTCAGCCTGTAAGCTAGTCTAATAAATGTCCTATATAGACTCATTCTACCGATTCTCCTTCTCTAAAGAGCCacataaaatttttgttgttgtttttcaagaaagggtttctctgtgcagctttggagcctgtcctggaactcacagagatctgcctgcctctgcctcctgagtgctggaattaaaggtgtgtgccaccacgcccagggAACAAAAACAGATCTAAAAGTGACCTCACATTGCTATTGGAATAATATACTCAGGTttggttaatttatttttttaatgcttataGAACAATTGCAACTGCCATCAGATGTAAGATTTCAGGTAGACACAACAATTTTGTAAAGCATTTTGACTACTGACTAAAATTCCAGGACCTGAGTCAGGCATGGCGGCCCACGCCTTTTAttcccagcgcttgggaagcagaggcaggcagatctctgagttcgaggccagtgtggtcttaGTGACTTCCGTGACAGGCACGGCTACACCGgtaaaccctgtctttttttctaATGCTTCAGGGCACTCACTGCTTTATTTTAACTGGGAGGGGAAAATCACATACCATAAAATCCACCCATTTTAGTATTAGTTGGATGGGTGTCAGAGAATTTATACAGTGGTGGAAACATCATCAAAACCCAATTTTAGAtttctattacacacacacacaccccagttctctttttctgtcttagAATTTTGCCTCTTCTAGAAATTCCCTATAGCACACGACATATAGGGGGTAaagctgtctcaaacaaacaaaaagggaccCTTAAAACAGGAAGACATCCCCTCCACACCCTCCAGGAACTGGCACCTTGTTTTCATTGCGGTAAAACATAAAaaccaccccagcccaccccacgcCCGTGACCAGCTCGCGGGCATCAGGTACATTGATTGGCAATGCTGACCAATCTCCATCACCCGTTTCCGAGGAAAGCGCAGCTCCCAcgcctcattttttttattaagacggTCAAGAACCGCCGGTCCCGCAGCACGATCGAGAACGATCCTTATCAACGAACCAAGCAGCAGGGCAGCCCCAGCAAGtgcaaggaggaaataaaaaagaagaaagacatataTTCAAACCCCGTGCAAACGGCGGTGTCACCCGCCGGCCAATAGGCGAGCGGGGAAGGCGAGCACCCCACGTCCGGAGCCCGGGGCGGCCGCGGCCACAGCGGGACCGACCCGGCCCCGGGGATCCGTCCCCGAAGGCCGGGTGCCCAGCCGCGACCCCGCCGGGGTCCGTCCCCGAGGCTCCCCCAACCCCGCCCCGCCATGCTCGGCTCCCACCTCAGCCGCGTCCAGGCTCCGCGGCTCCCAAccgtcaccccccaccccccgttttgttttgttttttttttattctgtgaacTCATAGTTGGGCTCCCGGGAGGCCCCCGGGGCCGGCCCCGGCTCTGTGACGACATTCCCCGCAGCGGCGGCGGCCCGAGGCGGCAGGCCCGGCGTCGTTCGTCACCTCAGGGCCAACGTAAGGCCGGCCGCCATCTTTGACACCTGAAGGAGTTGGCGCTAAAGCCGCCCGACCTAAGTTTTGAATCTGGCGGGGCCGTTCCCTTCcctcgccccccccctccccgtcaGCCACGCCCCTGTTTACAGCCTCGGCCAATCAGCGGCGGGCCCGCCATTTTTCAAACGCTTTTTCCCTGCCGCCAATCAGGGCCGAGCAGCCCATTCCTCCCTAGACCGGTTCCAACGGGTCTGGGAGTTAACGACCTGGGCGACCGACCGAACCTGCTAGGCAGGAGGGGCCCGAGGGGACGGACCCCCCGCCGGGAGCCGGCCAATCAGGAGCCTCACGCCGCGGGTGGGCGGGGACCCCTCGTGGTTTGAATGATCCCGACAGCCAACCAGCGAGGAGCGGGGGCGTGGCCTGAGGCCGGGCCGGTCAAGTTGCCGTGGCGCGGAGCAGTCTGCAAAACAAGAGGCTGCGGATTGCGTTAGCGAGAAACCAGTTCTCGCCGGCGCTTGGGGAAGGaagtctcctctctccctctgtctctctctctctcgtcggGGCTCGGAGGGAAGCGCTCGCGCCAGGTAAGGGGCGCCCGGGAGCCCTCGGGCACGGCGGCCCGGGCCTGTCCGCGGAGCCGGGGACGTGTGTCGGGCCTCGGCCCGGGGCCCGGCGCTTCGGGCGGGCGGGCCTAGCTAGCGGACGGACCGACTTTGGTGGGGCGGGGGAGTGAAGGCCGGGGCCGGGACGGCGGAGTCGGGCGTTCGGGGAGCTCTCTTAAGAGACCCGGCCgcggcttttcttctttttctttaaacacgAAATGTGGGGCGTGAGGCCCGCGGCGTGGCAGGCGCGGGGCTTTTCCGTCCGGAGCGGCGCGCGGACGGGCGGCTTTTCGGCCtcggggtggtgggtggtgggggccGCGGGGCCGCGGCGGGTCGGAgccgggcggggcgggggcgcgcgcgcgtgcgcccCGGGAGGAGGCGGGGAAGCGGGCGTGGGGGGGGTTCGGGACCGCGCGGGCTGGCGCTCGGGGCGCGGGTTTGGGCGGGAAGCGGAGCGGAGGGGCGCGCGCTCTTTCCCCCCCCCACAACCCCCTCCACCGCCCCTCCTTCCCCACGGGCGGCCCTCACCCTCCACCATCACCGCGGGCCCGCGCCGCCACGCCAcggctctttctctctttccccgcGGCAGGttcgccgccgccaccgccgccgcgcCGTCAGCATGGGCAAGGGAGACCCCAACAAGCCGCGGGGCAAGATGTCCTCGTACGCCTTCTTCGTGCAGACGTGCCGGGAGGAGCACAAGAAGAAGCACCCGGACTCGTCGGTCAACTTCGCCGAGTTCTCCAAGAAGTGCTCCGAGAGATGGAAGGTGAGccgcggggagggagggagggagggcgagcGGGTGGGTGGGCGAGCGGGATTCCCACGCAGCCCAGGCTCTTatatcccccccccactcccggGGGGGGGGCTGGGGCGGGCAAACCAGGAAGTGCGGGCTTCCCTAGCCCGGTGACCGAGTTTAGGTAATGTAAAGACTGCCAAAGTGCAGCCTCCCCCCTTCCGGCCCCTCCGTCCgtgaaaatgtatttgttagGGTGGGACGGCTAAGAGCTGGAAATGGTGCTGAGCTCGTCGCTTGcttcttgcttgtttatttgtgtgtctgggaCCGCCAAGAGCGTAGAGTTTTGCCCCCTTTATTTGCTTTATATACTGATATGTATGGCCAAGAGCTTAAAAATGTGCCGGTTTACTCGGGTTCCTCTCCCCCAGACCATGTCTGCAAAGGAGAAGTCGAAGTTCGAAGATTTGGCCAAGAGCGACAAAGCTCGTTATGACAGGGAGATGAAGAATTATGTTCCTCCCAAAGgtgataagaaaggaaagaaaaaggatcCTAATGCTCCAAAAAGACCGCCGTAAGTTGatctcaaaactaaacaaaccgTCTCTcgcctttcctcccttctccattTGTTAACTCTATTGCTTCCTTTCAggtctgccttcttcctgttttgCTCTGAACATCGCCCAAAGATCAAAAGTGAACACCCAGGCCTGTCTATTGGAGATACTGCAAAAAAATTGGGTGAGATGTGGTCTGAACAGTCTGCCAAAGATAAACAACCCTATGAGCAGAAAGCAGCTAAACTAAAGGAGAAGTATGAAAAGGTATAGTGCCTTTTGACCTTTAAAAACTTATGGGTATACATGAGCTGCAGAAACTGGTTGTCAGTTATGAAACTAGCACTACAGACAAGataaactttgttttcatttagtcTTTACAGCCCTTGTAAATTCTGCGTATCCACTCAAAGTTGTGTAAATCTGTTTTAGAGTGCCAACTATATTTTAGTTAGGTAGTTGTGTCTAAAAATGTAAGGTGGGATGGGAAGGGGTGATCTTACAAAATAGATGGGCATTGTCAGCAAAAGCACTCACACCGATCTAAGTAAGGCAGCTCGCCTTTTATCTGATTAAAAGGAACAAATGCTCTCAAATCTGTGGTGGTCGCATTCCCAGCTAATAAGGTTATTGGTCAGTTTTAGGTTGTTTACATTTCAGTGGTTTTTCACACTTGACCAGTGACACCGGATGCTGATCTATCTTTGACAATATTTCAGGATATTGCTGCATACCGTGCCAAGGGTAAAAGTGAAGTAGGAAAGAAGGGTCCTGGTAGGCCAACAGGCTCAAAGAAGAAGAATGAaccagaagatgaggaagaagaggaggaggaggaagacgaagatgatgatgatgaggaagaggatgaagaatAAATGGCTGTCCTAAAATGTGTGGCGTGTATGTGCTCAGGCAATTATTTTGCTAAGAATGTGAAATTCAAGTGCAGCTCAACATTAGCTTCAGTATAAAAACTGTACAGATTTTTGTATAGCTGATGAGATTCTTTGtagagaaaatactttttttaaaaaaagagtttgtaGCTTTTTCAGGGGCTACAACGTACAGTTAGATTTAAAGCTTTTGATGTTGAATGTTCCTAAATATTTAATggtttctttaatttcttatagTAGCACAGCAAACTTAATAGGAATTTGTATTaccagtaaatttttttttttaggatgttgcattttgttttttaaaaaaatttgtaataaaataatgtatattacttgcattgtgtttgtattcatatattaattttttcttaaacaatTGGGGCCCTGTCAGTCCATTTTCTGCAGTTAAGCTTTTGATCTTTTTTGCTGATTCATtagtttctctgatttttcttttaatgaacatAAGTTAGGGCATAATTATTAGCAAAAGGTTAAAGCTAAGTGTTAGGGATATAAAGCTTTCAAACAGTTGAGTGATTGTGCTAATTACAAGTACAAAAATTATCCATTCaaatgtgtgtgttcttaacTTCAGGTGTTGGGTGATttagtatattaaaatattttggataATGTATTAGATACTGAGGTGGGGTTTTAGTTATTTTGATTGTTTGAATGTTAGTGTGGATTTGAGGTGGATAGGCATCTTAGCTTGTACCAAAATTTAAAGTCCTGAAAGCAAGTTATGAAATGATTTGAATGAGGATAGGAAGAAGGCTTTGTCCTGGACCAGCTACTACTTGCAAGTGTGTAAAGATGTTAAAAGTAGGTCATActagactgggtgtggtggtcacAGGTATATGTAATCCTAGTGTTGCAAGgtatgaggcaggaggattgggagttagGGCCTGCCCTGGTTGTGTATATAGGGAGATACCctgaaaagaaaatgcttctgtGGTACAAAGTGTAAGGATTATAGTAAGCATGATTACATTCCTTTTCAGCTTTAGGTTCTCAAGACTAATAATCCTAGGAACAATCAAGAATGTGATataatggtgtgtgtatgtgtgtgtacacctctGTATGGTGTTATCAGTATTATACAAATGAGAAGAGTTCTCACAGCAGCTGTtttgtatgtgcattggtgttttgcctgcatgtctgtctatgTGAGGATGGcaaatcttggagttacagatagttgtgagctgccatgtgggtgctgggaattgaactcagatcctctggaagagcagtcagtgcccttaactgctgagccatttctccagccccattttttttttaaaaattaatgtctgCATACCCTTCCATTGAATAGGCTGTAATTTAACTGGTTTGCTAAAGTTTTTCCCTCTTAACAAGTACTGTTTTCACTATCCGTAGCTCCCTGCCCCACTTTAAGAACATAGCtgtagctatttttttttgttttgttttttgtttttcaagacggtctctctgtgtagccctgcctttcctggaactcagtctgtagcccaggctggccttgaactcacggagatccacctgcctcttcccagtgctgggattaaaggcgtgctgcgccgccgccgccacccggctgcTGTGGCTATTTTTaacgtgaaaaaaaaaatcctttaaggAATAGCTTGGGCTAAAAGGTATAAATACATAGAATTTGCTACTTAGAAtaatctaaactttttttttttttgcttttggcagtgctggagattgaaccaggGCCTTAGGCATGTTAAGTGCTATACCCCTGGACTAACTTTAGATGGCATTTACTTagttctccctccccccccccctgcccccccaaatGTTAGAAGCTGCTCTCGGGCTTTGTTAACTCAATATGAAGCCTGGAAAAACTGTTCTAAGTAGTGTAGTATGTCATAGCAACAGCTGTGTAGTACCTGTTCTGTCCATCAATATATAGTTCTCAAATTTCATAGTCTTTGTTATGTCTCAT
It encodes:
- the Hmgb2 gene encoding high mobility group protein B2, which codes for MGKGDPNKPRGKMSSYAFFVQTCREEHKKKHPDSSVNFAEFSKKCSERWKTMSAKEKSKFEDLAKSDKARYDREMKNYVPPKGDKKGKKKDPNAPKRPPSAFFLFCSEHRPKIKSEHPGLSIGDTAKKLGEMWSEQSAKDKQPYEQKAAKLKEKYEKDIAAYRAKGKSEVGKKGPGRPTGSKKKNEPEDEEEEEEEEDEDDDDEEEDEE